The sequence GTCCGCTACTTCGTGGCGGGCTCCGCCCTGAGCTCGTTCGCCCGCGGTTTCGTCGACGACCCGGGCGCCTACGACCCCGCCGACTACCCGCACCTGGGCCAGGCCCACCTCCTGCCCGAGCACCAACGCCAGGTGGACGAGGGCGCGTTCGAGGACGGCCTGCGGGCGCTGGTGGACGGCCTGGCGCTCCAGCATCCCGAACGTCGGTAAAGCCCTGCATGACGGACTCCGCGCCAACTACTCTGCGTATTCCGGACGTTACGGGAACGGTCCGGCCGCGGAGGAGGTCGCCATGCCGCCGAGAAGGGGCGTCACCGGACGGAGCAAGGAACCGCGCAAACGGTTCGCGGAGGAACTGCAATTACTGCGCGCGCAGAAGGGCGACAGCCTGCGGAAGCTCGGCGAGGTGCTGGGCTGGGACGCGTCCCTGTTCGGGAAGATGGAGAGCGGGCAGACGCTGGGGAGCCCGGAGGTGGTCGAGGCACTGGGCCAGCACTACGGGGCGGGGGAATGGCTGCTGACGCTTTGGGAGTTGGCGCTCGGTGATCCGACGCAGTTCCTCGCGCAGTACCGGAGGTACATGGTGCTGGAACAGGAGGCGATGAGCCTCTGGCATTACGCACCGAGTGCACCGCCCGGCCTTCTCCAGACTGCCGCGTATGCGCGCGAAGCACTCGCGAGCGCTTTCAAGGGCCAGGAACTGGATCAGCAGGTCGAGGCACGCATAGGGCGACGGAAGCTGCTGGAGGGGGATGACGCACCGCCATTTCGCGTCATCCTCTCCGAGGCCGTGCTGCGCACGCGGCTGCGCGACACGCAGGAGTGGCGAGAGCAGCTGGAGTACCTGGCGGAGGCGGCGGAGCGCCCGAATATCACGCTCCACGTACTGCCGTTCAGTGCCGGTCCGCATGGCCTGATGTACGCCGCCGTGATGTTCCTGCGGCTGCTGGACGGTCGTACCGTGGCGTACACCGAAAACTACGATCGCGGTGAACTGATCGAGGAAAACGGCAGGGTTGAGCCCTTGCAGCGCACCTACGATGCGGTACGCGACCTGGCGCTGTCCCCGGCCGAGTCGAAGAAGTTCATCATGCGGATGTTGGAGGAAGTGCCGTGCGAGCCATCGACCTGAGAAACGTGACGTGGCGCAAGAGCAGCTACAGCAACTCGACCGGCGGCGAGTGCATCGAGATCGCCGACAACGTCCCCGCCCTCGTCCCCGTCCGCGACAGCAAGGACCCCCACGGCCCCGCGCTCGTCTTCAGCGCGGTCGCCTGGGGGTCCTTCGTCACCGCTGTGAAGGAGCGGCGTCAGCAGGGCCTGACGTAAGCAGGTCTTCGTTTCGTCCGGGCGCTCAGTCGTTCACGCAGACATTGCCGACGGCTGGGTTGAGGATCCCCACGATGTTGATGCTGTTGCCGCAGACGTTGGCCGGCACGGAGACGGGCGCCTGAATGACGTTGCCGGAGACGATTCCGGGAGAGCCCACGGCGGCGCCGTGGGCTCCGCTGTCGGCCGCCGCGACACCCGCTCCGGCGAGGACTCCGGTTGCGGCGAGGGCGGCGGCGGTCAGGGTGATACGTGCAGCACGCATGGCGGGCTCCTTTGTGTTGAGGAAACGATCGGCCGATTTCTGTCCCGGTGTTCATCGGAAAAACGCCGATCCATGGACGGGCCGCGCAAACCACCCCTTCAGGTGCCGCAACGCCCGCTCCCGCACAAACCGTCGGATTCGCCCAGGTCCCACACCGCCCCGCCGGGCAGCCTCTAGAACACCACCAGCGCCCGTCCGCCCTTCCCCGCCACCATCGCCTCGAATGCGGACGGGATGTCGTCGAGGCCGATGCGTTCGGTGACCATGGCGGAGAGGTCCAGGGCGCCCGAGCGGACATGGGCGGCGATGGCCGGGAGGTCGGCGGCCGGGTCGCTGTTGCCGTAGACGCAGCCGGAGAGAGTGCGGCCGAAGTAGAAGAGTTCCAGGGCGGTGAACGTGACCTGCTGTTCCTGGCCGCCGATGCCGACGACCGTGGTGCGGCCGCCGCGGCGGGTGGCGGACCACGCCGTACGGATCGTGTCGGCGCGGCCCACGCATTCGATGGCGACATCGGCGCCCATGCCGCCGGTGAGGGCGCGGACGCGCTTGGCGGTGTCGTCACCGGCCACCACGAACTCGGTGGCGCCCGCCGCCCGCGCCAGCTCCTC is a genomic window of Streptomyces gilvosporeus containing:
- a CDS encoding DUF397 domain-containing protein, giving the protein MRAIDLRNVTWRKSSYSNSTGGECIEIADNVPALVPVRDSKDPHGPALVFSAVAWGSFVTAVKERRQQGLT
- a CDS encoding helix-turn-helix domain-containing protein, whose product is MPPRRGVTGRSKEPRKRFAEELQLLRAQKGDSLRKLGEVLGWDASLFGKMESGQTLGSPEVVEALGQHYGAGEWLLTLWELALGDPTQFLAQYRRYMVLEQEAMSLWHYAPSAPPGLLQTAAYAREALASAFKGQELDQQVEARIGRRKLLEGDDAPPFRVILSEAVLRTRLRDTQEWREQLEYLAEAAERPNITLHVLPFSAGPHGLMYAAVMFLRLLDGRTVAYTENYDRGELIEENGRVEPLQRTYDAVRDLALSPAESKKFIMRMLEEVPCEPST
- a CDS encoding chaplin codes for the protein MRAARITLTAAALAATGVLAGAGVAAADSGAHGAAVGSPGIVSGNVIQAPVSVPANVCGNSINIVGILNPAVGNVCVND